A portion of the Feifania hominis genome contains these proteins:
- a CDS encoding helix-turn-helix domain-containing protein: MPYPRLRDLREDREFMQKQVAAVLGIDQRTYSNYETGKRSIPVSLLCRLADLYGTSTDYILGRTNVLEPYPKR; this comes from the coding sequence ATGCCATATCCGCGTCTCAGAGATTTGAGAGAGGACCGGGAGTTCATGCAGAAACAGGTTGCGGCGGTCCTTGGCATTGACCAGCGCACATACAGCAACTACGAGACGGGCAAGCGGAGCATTCCGGTGAGCCTGCTCTGCCGGCTTGCCGATCTCTACGGCACAAGTACCGACTATATCCTCGGCAGAACCAATGTACTCGAGCCATACCCCAAGCGGTGA
- the tpiA gene encoding triose-phosphate isomerase — MNKSLRPAIIAGNWKMNKLSMDTMSFFYDLKPLIKEAKCDVVVCVPFTDIATAAVASKGAKCKLGAQNCHFEPKGAFTGEVSVDMLRDAQVEYVIIGHSERRQYFAETDETVNKKLKAALAGGLIPILCVGESLEQRENGETLALLESQIKKAYEGIDAKDAKKIVVAYEPIWAIGTGKTATADEAEEAIAHIRGVLASLYGDTAQNISILYGGSMNAKNAAELVAKPNIDGGLIGGASLVVDDFVTIINAASAQN, encoded by the coding sequence ACAAGTCCCTGCGCCCGGCCATCATCGCCGGCAACTGGAAGATGAATAAGCTCTCGATGGACACCATGTCCTTTTTCTACGATCTCAAGCCCCTGATCAAAGAGGCCAAATGCGACGTCGTCGTCTGCGTGCCGTTCACGGACATCGCGACCGCGGCGGTCGCCTCCAAGGGCGCCAAGTGCAAGCTCGGCGCGCAGAACTGCCACTTTGAGCCCAAGGGCGCTTTCACCGGCGAGGTGTCGGTCGACATGCTGCGTGACGCCCAGGTCGAATATGTCATCATCGGCCACAGCGAGCGCCGCCAGTACTTCGCCGAGACCGACGAGACGGTCAACAAAAAGCTCAAGGCGGCTCTTGCGGGCGGCCTGATTCCGATTCTCTGCGTGGGCGAGTCGCTCGAGCAGAGGGAAAACGGCGAGACGCTGGCCCTGCTTGAGAGCCAGATCAAAAAGGCCTATGAGGGAATCGACGCGAAAGACGCGAAGAAGATAGTCGTCGCCTATGAGCCCATCTGGGCCATCGGTACGGGCAAGACCGCCACGGCCGACGAGGCGGAAGAGGCGATCGCCCACATCCGCGGCGTGCTCGCCTCGCTCTACGGCGACACAGCGCAGAACATCTCCATTCTCTACGGCGGCTCGATGAACGCGAAGAACGCGGCCGAGCTCGTCGCGAAGCCCAACATCGACGGCGGGCTCATCGGCGGCGCTTCGCTGGTCGTCGACGACTTTGTCACCATCATCAACGCTGCGAGCGCGCAGAACTGA
- a CDS encoding DHH family phosphoesterase, translating to MKGEHRAKRRRAYFGKNDRKVLLSFVVLLAVAGVTALFDRRFAVGQLILIALMYVFTLFLSVKRRRRLSRFITLPSDAGQVPGIVNFINMPIPVMVVKRSGEVVWHNDAFSDLIEGKFVFGEYLDEAVPTLEMGKVSKADLRRGVRIPFRERMVDVYGSQIQENLKDENERLQVLYFIDVTEGAKLESAYVKSRPIVATIIIDSYEEIYQNARESDKAAIIAAIDNMLTEWASGTHGILRMTERGKYLFVFEAQYLEGFIGAKFDILDRVRGISIGNRLPVTISIGIGSGGATYAENEEYAKQAIDMALGRGGDQAVIKTKHNFEFFGGKSKGVEKRTKVKSRVIASAFAELLDGADNVLVMGHKFADFDAVGACVGVARMAMVRGKKVNIINNNKTTLAAPVVESLEKLTEYHNVFVNALTGLDLVGRKTLLVICDTHSATYVESMDIYKNCETVVVFDHHRKMADYIENTALSYHEPYASSASEIVSELLQYIDGAGTCTKEEAEALLAGIVLDTKNFYFKTGSRTFEAAAYLKKMGADPIEVKKLFKSDYDSYIRRVEFIASAQFYRESVAISKWDGPPLEDAKVIMSQAADELLNIEGVEASFVLYAFGDSVHISARSLGQYNVQVILEKLGGGGHLTTAGAQVAANMEDAEAQLKKAIDEYMQEYMTDAPQQGA from the coding sequence ATGAAAGGTGAACACAGGGCGAAAAGAAGACGCGCCTACTTCGGAAAAAATGACAGAAAAGTGCTCTTGAGCTTTGTCGTGCTGCTCGCGGTGGCGGGCGTCACGGCGCTGTTTGACCGGCGCTTTGCCGTCGGCCAGCTCATTCTGATTGCGCTGATGTATGTGTTCACGCTCTTTTTGAGCGTGAAACGCCGGCGCCGCCTGTCGCGCTTTATCACTCTGCCGAGCGACGCCGGGCAGGTGCCGGGCATCGTCAACTTCATCAACATGCCCATTCCGGTCATGGTGGTCAAGCGCTCGGGCGAGGTCGTGTGGCACAACGACGCTTTCTCGGATCTCATTGAGGGCAAGTTTGTCTTCGGCGAGTATCTCGACGAGGCGGTGCCGACGCTCGAGATGGGCAAGGTCTCAAAGGCCGACCTCAGGCGCGGCGTGCGCATCCCGTTTCGCGAGCGGATGGTGGACGTCTACGGCTCGCAGATTCAGGAGAACCTCAAGGATGAAAACGAGCGCCTGCAGGTGCTCTACTTTATCGACGTGACCGAGGGGGCGAAGCTTGAGAGCGCCTACGTCAAGTCCCGCCCGATTGTCGCGACCATCATCATCGACAGCTATGAGGAGATCTACCAGAACGCCAGAGAGAGCGACAAGGCCGCCATCATCGCAGCCATTGACAACATGCTCACCGAGTGGGCGAGCGGAACCCACGGCATCCTGCGCATGACCGAGCGGGGCAAGTACCTGTTCGTCTTTGAGGCGCAGTATCTCGAGGGCTTCATCGGCGCCAAGTTCGACATCCTCGACCGCGTGCGCGGCATCTCCATCGGCAACCGGCTGCCCGTGACCATCTCCATCGGCATCGGCAGCGGCGGCGCGACCTACGCCGAGAACGAGGAGTACGCAAAGCAGGCCATCGACATGGCCCTCGGCCGCGGCGGCGACCAGGCGGTCATCAAGACCAAGCACAACTTTGAGTTCTTCGGCGGCAAGTCCAAGGGCGTGGAAAAGCGCACCAAGGTCAAGTCCCGCGTGATCGCCTCAGCCTTTGCTGAGCTTCTCGACGGCGCTGACAACGTGCTCGTCATGGGCCACAAATTCGCCGACTTTGACGCCGTGGGCGCCTGCGTCGGTGTGGCGCGCATGGCGATGGTGCGCGGCAAAAAGGTCAACATCATCAACAACAACAAGACGACGCTCGCGGCCCCGGTGGTCGAGAGCCTCGAAAAGCTGACCGAGTACCACAATGTCTTTGTCAACGCCCTGACCGGGCTTGACCTTGTGGGGCGAAAGACGCTGCTTGTCATCTGCGACACCCACAGCGCAACCTACGTCGAGTCGATGGACATCTACAAAAACTGCGAGACGGTGGTTGTATTCGACCACCACCGCAAGATGGCCGACTACATTGAGAACACCGCCCTCTCCTACCATGAGCCCTACGCCTCGTCGGCAAGCGAGATCGTCTCAGAGCTTCTGCAGTACATCGACGGCGCGGGCACCTGCACCAAGGAGGAGGCCGAGGCGCTGCTCGCGGGCATCGTGCTCGACACCAAGAACTTCTACTTCAAGACCGGCTCGCGCACCTTTGAGGCCGCGGCCTATCTCAAGAAGATGGGGGCCGACCCCATCGAGGTGAAAAAGCTCTTCAAGAGCGACTACGACAGCTACATCCGCCGGGTGGAGTTCATCGCCTCGGCGCAGTTCTACCGCGAGTCGGTGGCCATCTCCAAGTGGGACGGCCCGCCGCTTGAGGACGCGAAAGTCATCATGAGCCAGGCGGCCGACGAGCTTCTCAACATCGAGGGGGTCGAGGCGTCGTTCGTGCTCTACGCCTTTGGCGACAGCGTTCACATCTCGGCGCGGTCGCTGGGGCAGTACAACGTACAGGTGATACTCGAAAAGCTCGGCGGCGGCGGCCACCTCACCACAGCGGGCGCCCAGGTGGCGGCCAACATGGAGGACGCCGAGGCCCAGCTCAAAAAGGCCATAGACGAATACATGCAGGAATATATGACCGACGCGCCGCAGCAGGGCGCATAA
- a CDS encoding sugar phosphate nucleotidyltransferase, whose amino-acid sequence MKGIIMAGGAGSRLRPLTCKLPKPMVRVVDRPVMQYSVDLLRRGGITDIGVTTQYLPRKIEQYFGSGEKFGVSLRYFEERSPLGTAGSVKNAQEFLDESFLVISGDALCDFDLTAAVRFHRERKADVTLVLARVDTPLDYGVVMTDRQGRVTRFLEKPGWDGVFADTANTGIYLMEPHVLDEIPEGRMFDFSKDLFPKLLARGAKLYGFLADGYWCDIGDVEVYRRANADVLRGATRFPAPAAAPSPVGVTVHGPCCIAPDCEIGEGAVIGPLTVLSAGCRVGAGCVVERSLVGAGCVIGADCELRGAILCDGARLGERVGLQPGAVVGESCAVGDDAVLRENVKIWAGLTLPQGACVRENLVRGGPRACLFEQQCPSGRFGEEITPEFASRLGASFAGVEKGLRLAVQHDGSAACAMLAQSLLAGIRSAGGEALDLESGFDGALRQSVCDLHCDGGVFLAAAAGEIRFSLCDRYGLTLPREWERKIDMAFSREDFERAGLDGLQPAARYSGSVQDYERGLAGLVDPLTGLCCRIECKNTALFKSLVRALSRLGVSIGARGEQAPGFAVGEDGSLTLTDETGRTLSPGERDAALFLAAAARTAEVAAFYQAPVCLDALAHECGVTLRRVLMTPADRGDEAARALMAAQRVYKDAGAGIVVLLDYLHREGKTLSQLRAQLPGRGYAAREVPVDGRRKSAAMRALIESCAGPCELVEGARFQSGDAVVVVVPQRAGRFTVRVEAPDSELAEELCGFYCGELARFAEDGPLDKGGQQG is encoded by the coding sequence TTGAAGGGAATCATCATGGCGGGCGGCGCGGGCTCGCGCCTGCGCCCGCTCACCTGTAAGCTGCCAAAGCCCATGGTGCGGGTGGTCGACCGGCCGGTCATGCAGTACAGCGTCGATCTGCTGCGCCGGGGCGGCATCACCGATATCGGTGTGACGACTCAGTATCTGCCGCGCAAGATCGAACAGTACTTTGGCAGCGGAGAGAAGTTCGGCGTGTCGCTTCGCTACTTTGAAGAGCGCTCGCCGCTCGGCACGGCAGGCAGTGTGAAAAACGCGCAGGAATTTCTCGACGAGAGCTTTCTGGTCATCAGCGGCGACGCGCTCTGCGATTTTGATTTGACGGCGGCCGTGCGCTTTCACAGGGAGCGTAAAGCCGATGTCACGCTCGTTCTCGCGCGCGTCGATACGCCGCTTGACTACGGGGTGGTCATGACCGACCGGCAGGGGCGCGTCACCCGCTTTCTGGAGAAGCCCGGCTGGGACGGCGTGTTCGCCGACACCGCTAACACCGGCATCTACCTCATGGAACCCCATGTGCTCGACGAGATTCCCGAGGGGCGCATGTTCGACTTTTCAAAGGACCTCTTCCCCAAACTTCTCGCGCGGGGCGCGAAACTCTACGGTTTTCTCGCCGACGGCTACTGGTGCGACATCGGCGACGTCGAGGTCTACCGGCGCGCAAACGCCGATGTGCTGCGCGGCGCGACCCGCTTTCCGGCGCCCGCTGCTGCGCCGTCGCCTGTCGGTGTCACGGTACACGGCCCCTGCTGCATCGCGCCGGACTGCGAGATCGGCGAGGGGGCCGTCATCGGGCCGCTCACCGTTCTCTCAGCGGGCTGCCGCGTGGGGGCCGGCTGTGTGGTCGAGAGAAGTCTGGTCGGCGCAGGCTGTGTGATCGGGGCGGACTGCGAGCTCCGGGGCGCCATTCTCTGCGACGGGGCACGTCTCGGCGAGCGCGTTGGCTTACAGCCGGGCGCGGTCGTCGGCGAGAGCTGCGCCGTGGGCGACGACGCCGTACTCCGCGAGAATGTGAAAATCTGGGCCGGGCTTACGCTCCCGCAGGGGGCCTGTGTGCGGGAAAATCTCGTCCGGGGCGGCCCGCGCGCCTGTCTGTTTGAGCAACAGTGTCCCTCGGGTCGCTTCGGCGAGGAGATCACCCCGGAGTTTGCAAGCCGCCTCGGCGCGTCCTTTGCGGGCGTCGAAAAGGGGCTGCGCCTGGCGGTGCAGCACGACGGCTCGGCTGCCTGCGCCATGCTCGCGCAGAGTCTGCTCGCGGGCATTCGGTCGGCGGGCGGCGAGGCGCTCGATCTCGAGAGTGGCTTTGACGGGGCGCTGCGCCAGAGCGTGTGCGATCTGCACTGTGACGGCGGCGTCTTCCTCGCAGCCGCCGCCGGGGAGATCCGCTTTTCCCTCTGCGACCGCTACGGTCTGACGCTGCCGCGCGAGTGGGAGCGAAAGATCGACATGGCTTTCTCACGGGAGGACTTTGAGCGCGCGGGGCTCGACGGTCTGCAGCCCGCGGCGCGCTACAGCGGCTCGGTGCAGGACTACGAGCGGGGACTTGCGGGCCTCGTGGATCCGCTGACGGGACTGTGCTGCCGGATTGAGTGCAAGAACACGGCGCTCTTCAAGAGCCTCGTGCGTGCGCTCTCCCGGCTCGGGGTGTCGATTGGCGCCCGCGGAGAGCAGGCCCCGGGCTTTGCCGTCGGGGAGGACGGCTCGCTCACCCTCACTGATGAGACCGGCCGCACGCTCTCGCCCGGCGAGCGCGACGCCGCCCTCTTTCTGGCGGCCGCCGCGCGGACGGCGGAGGTTGCGGCCTTCTACCAGGCGCCGGTCTGCCTCGACGCGCTCGCGCACGAGTGCGGCGTCACGCTGCGCCGGGTGCTCATGACGCCGGCCGACCGCGGTGACGAGGCGGCGCGCGCTCTCATGGCGGCCCAGCGCGTCTACAAGGATGCGGGCGCGGGGATCGTGGTGCTTTTGGACTATTTGCACCGGGAGGGCAAGACGCTCTCACAGCTGCGCGCGCAGCTGCCGGGCAGAGGGTATGCCGCGCGTGAGGTCCCGGTCGACGGGCGGCGTAAGTCGGCCGCCATGCGTGCGCTCATTGAGAGCTGCGCCGGTCCGTGTGAACTGGTCGAGGGGGCGCGCTTTCAGTCGGGCGACGCGGTTGTCGTGGTGGTGCCCCAGCGCGCCGGACGCTTCACTGTGCGGGTCGAGGCGCCCGACAGCGAGCTCGCCGAGGAGCTCTGCGGCTTCTACTGCGGCGAGCTTGCGCGCTTCGCCGAGGACGGTCCGCTTGACAAGGGAGGGCAACAGGGTTAA
- the rplI gene encoding 50S ribosomal protein L9 encodes MKVILQADLKGTGKKGELITVSDGYARNYLFPRKLAVEANKENMTVYTAQEAAKARRLAEERKAAEALAAELSGVTVKVSAKGGASGKLFGSITTKEIAEALKAQKGIELDKKKIVTDDIKTFGTVEVEAKIYPEVSAKFYVAVSQE; translated from the coding sequence ATGAAAGTGATTTTACAGGCCGATCTCAAGGGGACCGGCAAGAAAGGCGAGCTCATCACCGTCAGCGACGGCTACGCGAGAAACTATCTCTTCCCGCGCAAGCTCGCCGTTGAGGCAAACAAGGAGAATATGACCGTCTACACCGCGCAGGAGGCCGCCAAGGCCCGCCGTCTCGCCGAGGAGAGAAAAGCCGCCGAGGCGCTCGCGGCCGAGCTCTCGGGCGTGACGGTCAAGGTGAGCGCCAAGGGCGGCGCCTCGGGCAAGCTCTTCGGCTCGATCACCACCAAGGAGATTGCCGAGGCGCTCAAGGCCCAAAAGGGCATTGAGCTCGACAAGAAGAAAATTGTCACCGACGACATCAAGACGTTCGGCACGGTTGAGGTCGAGGCGAAAATCTACCCCGAGGTCTCGGCGAAATTCTATGTCGCGGTGTCGCAGGAGTAA
- a CDS encoding helix-turn-helix transcriptional regulator, whose translation MNHDEIVSGLVLELRRGTLILLVLSQLREPMYGYSLVRKLKDNGIPMEANTLYPLMRRLEAQGLLKSEWETNGPKPRKYYVITADGRIVLERVAAHWRSFSENVNRLVEDLRDETAK comes from the coding sequence GTGAACCACGATGAAATCGTCAGCGGTCTCGTGCTGGAGCTGCGCCGCGGCACGCTGATTCTTCTGGTGCTCAGCCAGCTTCGAGAGCCCATGTACGGTTACAGCCTCGTCAGGAAGCTCAAGGACAACGGCATTCCCATGGAGGCGAACACGCTCTACCCGCTGATGCGGCGGCTCGAGGCGCAGGGACTTTTGAAAAGCGAGTGGGAGACCAACGGGCCGAAGCCGCGAAAGTACTACGTCATCACCGCCGACGGGCGGATTGTTCTGGAAAGGGTCGCGGCGCACTGGCGCAGCTTTTCCGAAAACGTCAACAGACTGGTGGAGGATTTGAGAGATGAAACAGCCAAATGA
- a CDS encoding DUF2232 domain-containing protein, with translation MIKREGTPSNGFLILINILVVVFSMVIHVSPGLSVAAVFAAAGSYGCLVVTAPVYMAVLTPAVAGVCAALLTRDVLAAAVTLALFVPAGLVIGLALRRGLPFKTAALYACSVLAVVFAASLLLNAWFATGTFGVESVITYLDMIFTEFQQAYDELIESARQMLSSEQIAYMRDYVGQMTQMLRNLMAGLLLAAAVGLGGLATLLAQKLSERGLALPKSSVLDSFRVSRVGGVVYLAASLVAMVAPGVPGTVAMNLMMVLLCPFLLEGVGTLRRLGRRIRLSPVKVMLILVLMLFLFSPSGIVMFLSFAGAFDAVTGEKKPPLLR, from the coding sequence TTGATCAAACGCGAGGGGACGCCGTCAAACGGCTTTCTCATCCTGATCAACATACTGGTTGTCGTCTTTTCCATGGTGATTCATGTGTCGCCGGGGCTCTCGGTTGCCGCGGTGTTCGCCGCGGCCGGCTCCTACGGCTGCCTCGTGGTGACGGCTCCTGTCTATATGGCGGTGCTCACGCCGGCTGTGGCCGGCGTCTGCGCGGCGCTTCTGACGCGGGATGTGCTCGCCGCTGCCGTGACGCTGGCGCTCTTTGTGCCGGCGGGCCTCGTGATCGGCCTTGCGCTGCGCCGGGGGCTGCCCTTTAAGACGGCGGCGCTCTATGCCTGCTCGGTGCTGGCGGTCGTATTCGCAGCGTCGCTGCTTCTGAATGCCTGGTTTGCAACCGGGACGTTCGGTGTTGAGTCAGTCATAACCTATCTTGACATGATTTTTACCGAGTTTCAGCAGGCCTATGACGAGCTCATCGAGAGCGCGCGTCAGATGCTCTCGAGCGAGCAGATTGCCTATATGCGCGACTATGTCGGGCAGATGACCCAGATGCTTCGCAATCTCATGGCGGGACTGCTGCTGGCGGCGGCAGTGGGGCTCGGCGGCCTTGCGACTCTGCTGGCGCAGAAGCTCTCTGAGCGGGGGCTAGCTCTGCCGAAGAGCTCCGTTCTCGACAGCTTTCGCGTGTCGCGCGTGGGCGGCGTGGTGTACCTTGCCGCGTCGCTTGTCGCCATGGTGGCGCCCGGTGTGCCCGGTACGGTTGCCATGAACCTCATGATGGTGCTTTTGTGCCCCTTTCTCCTCGAGGGAGTCGGCACGCTGCGCCGCCTGGGGCGCCGCATCCGCCTGAGCCCGGTCAAAGTGATGCTGATTTTGGTGCTGATGCTGTTTTTATTCTCCCCGTCGGGCATTGTGATGTTTTTGAGCTTCGCGGGGGCGTTTGACGCGGTGACCGGCGAGAAAAAACCGCCGCTGCTGCGCTAG
- the gpmI gene encoding 2,3-bisphosphoglycerate-independent phosphoglycerate mutase, with the protein MKRPVTLIIMDGFGYPREGYKSAILPENTPNITEYLKTYPHTTMYASGLAVGLPDGQMGNSEVGHTNIGAGRVVYQELTRITKSIQEGDFFENEAFLGAVENCKKNGTALHLIGLLSDGGVHSHNTHLYALLELAKKQGLEKVYVHCLLDGRDVAPTSGADFVAELEKKMAEIGVGKIATVMGRYYAMDRDNRWERVEKAYAAMVYGEGVENADAVAAVRESYEKEVTDEFVLPTVVAKNAQIGPNDSVIFFNFRPDRAREITRTFVDPAFEGFARRKGVFPLAYVCMTQYDATMPNVTVAFKPQSLKNTFGEILANHHMTQLRIAETEKYAHVTFFFNGGVEQVYEGEDRALIASPKVATYDLQPEMSALEVTDTVIARIESGKYDAIILNFANCDMVGHTGVYEAAYKAVETVDSCVRRVVDAVAKQGGVSLITADHGNAEQMAEPDGSPFTAHTTNPVPFIVVGCGDVKLRESGKLADIAPTMLDIMGLERPAEMDGESLIVH; encoded by the coding sequence ATGAAAAGACCAGTTACGCTCATCATCATGGATGGCTTTGGCTACCCGAGAGAGGGTTACAAGTCAGCCATTCTCCCCGAGAATACGCCGAACATCACCGAGTATCTCAAAACTTACCCCCACACCACCATGTACGCTTCGGGCCTCGCGGTGGGCCTGCCTGACGGCCAGATGGGCAACAGTGAGGTCGGCCACACCAACATCGGCGCGGGCCGTGTGGTCTACCAGGAGCTCACCCGCATCACAAAATCCATTCAGGAGGGGGACTTCTTTGAAAATGAGGCGTTCCTCGGCGCGGTGGAAAACTGCAAAAAGAACGGCACCGCGCTGCATCTGATCGGGCTTCTCTCCGACGGCGGCGTGCACAGCCACAACACCCACCTCTACGCGCTTTTGGAGCTCGCGAAGAAGCAGGGACTCGAGAAAGTTTATGTCCACTGCCTGCTCGACGGGCGCGACGTCGCCCCGACTTCGGGCGCCGACTTTGTCGCCGAACTCGAGAAAAAGATGGCCGAGATCGGCGTTGGCAAAATTGCGACTGTCATGGGCCGCTACTATGCCATGGACCGCGACAACCGCTGGGAGCGCGTCGAGAAAGCCTATGCCGCAATGGTGTACGGCGAGGGCGTTGAAAACGCCGACGCGGTGGCCGCCGTACGCGAGTCGTATGAAAAAGAGGTGACCGACGAGTTCGTACTGCCGACCGTGGTCGCGAAGAACGCGCAGATCGGCCCGAACGACTCGGTGATTTTCTTCAACTTCCGCCCCGACCGGGCGCGCGAGATCACAAGAACATTCGTCGACCCCGCGTTCGAGGGTTTTGCCCGCAGAAAGGGCGTCTTCCCGCTGGCCTATGTCTGCATGACGCAGTACGACGCGACCATGCCGAACGTGACGGTCGCGTTCAAGCCGCAGTCGCTGAAGAACACGTTCGGCGAGATTCTGGCAAACCACCACATGACTCAGCTTCGCATCGCCGAGACTGAGAAGTACGCCCATGTGACGTTCTTCTTCAACGGCGGCGTCGAGCAGGTCTACGAGGGCGAGGACCGGGCGCTGATCGCGTCGCCGAAAGTGGCGACTTATGATCTGCAGCCCGAGATGAGCGCGCTCGAGGTGACCGATACCGTCATTGCGCGCATCGAGAGCGGCAAATACGACGCCATCATTTTAAACTTCGCCAACTGCGACATGGTCGGTCACACCGGTGTGTACGAGGCGGCCTACAAGGCGGTTGAGACGGTGGACAGCTGTGTGCGCCGCGTGGTCGACGCCGTGGCAAAGCAGGGCGGCGTGTCGCTGATCACCGCCGACCACGGCAACGCCGAGCAGATGGCCGAGCCCGACGGTTCGCCTTTCACGGCCCATACGACGAATCCCGTGCCTTTCATTGTGGTTGGCTGCGGCGACGTCAAGCTGCGCGAGAGCGGCAAGCTCGCTGACATCGCGCCCACCATGCTCGACATCATGGGCCTTGAGCGCCCCGCGGAAATGGACGGCGAAAGCCTGATTGTTCACTGA
- a CDS encoding ribonuclease J translates to MDEMKPKLKIIPLGGLNEIGKNMTVLEYGDDIMLIDAGIAFPDDEMLGIDLVIPDFSYLTKNASKFRGVVLTHGHEDHIGALPYLLRQFKVPVYGTRLTLGLVRYRLEEHRILNSCKLNTVVPGQKVKLGCFEVEFIRSNHSIPDAVMLAIRTPVGNIIHTGDFKIDTTPISGEMVDLARLGDYAREGVLALMADSTNADRPGMSMSERKVGEAFDALFKKSDSRIIIATFSSNVHRIQQILDAAERYGRKVAISGRSMENTFKVATELGVVKAKDGLVVSLDAIKNLPKDKIVVITTGSQGEPMSALYRMAFSDHRKVEIMPGDMVILSATPIPGNEKLVSRVVNELIKLKAEVVYKSLAGVHVSGHACQEEQKLMLALIKPKFFIPVHGEYRHLRAHADLAESVGMESKNILIPDIGRVIELTENSARFNGTVPSGRVLIDGLGVGDVGNIVLRDRKHLAQDGLIVVVATIDSMGNLAAGPDIVSRGFVYVRESEKLMDEIQHVAEQSLQRCRENHITEWGTLKTNLRDDLADYLFNKTRRQPMILPVIMEV, encoded by the coding sequence GTGGATGAGATGAAGCCGAAACTCAAGATCATCCCCCTCGGCGGGCTCAACGAGATCGGGAAGAACATGACCGTTCTCGAGTATGGCGACGACATCATGCTCATCGACGCGGGCATCGCGTTTCCCGACGATGAGATGCTCGGCATCGACCTTGTGATACCGGATTTCAGCTACCTGACGAAAAATGCCTCGAAATTTCGCGGCGTGGTGCTGACCCATGGCCATGAGGACCACATCGGAGCGCTCCCCTATCTGCTGCGGCAGTTCAAGGTGCCGGTCTACGGCACGCGGCTCACACTGGGGCTCGTGCGCTACCGGCTTGAGGAACACCGCATTCTCAACAGCTGCAAGCTCAACACCGTCGTGCCCGGGCAGAAAGTCAAGCTCGGCTGCTTCGAGGTGGAGTTCATCCGCAGCAACCACTCGATTCCGGACGCTGTGATGCTCGCCATCCGCACGCCGGTCGGCAACATCATCCACACCGGCGACTTCAAGATTGACACCACCCCCATCTCGGGCGAGATGGTCGATCTCGCACGGCTCGGCGACTATGCCCGCGAGGGCGTTCTGGCGCTGATGGCCGATTCCACCAACGCCGACCGGCCGGGCATGTCCATGTCGGAGCGCAAGGTGGGCGAGGCGTTTGACGCGCTCTTCAAAAAGAGCGACAGCCGCATCATCATCGCCACATTCTCGAGCAATGTCCACAGAATCCAGCAGATTCTCGACGCGGCCGAGCGCTATGGGCGCAAGGTCGCCATCTCCGGGCGCAGTATGGAGAACACGTTCAAGGTGGCCACCGAGCTCGGCGTCGTCAAGGCCAAGGACGGCCTGGTCGTCAGCCTTGACGCGATCAAGAACCTGCCCAAGGACAAGATCGTGGTCATCACCACCGGCAGCCAGGGCGAGCCGATGAGCGCGCTCTACCGCATGGCGTTCTCCGATCACCGCAAGGTCGAGATCATGCCGGGCGACATGGTCATCCTCTCGGCGACGCCGATCCCGGGCAACGAAAAGCTCGTCTCGCGGGTCGTCAACGAGCTGATCAAGCTCAAGGCTGAGGTCGTCTACAAGTCCCTCGCGGGCGTCCATGTCTCGGGCCACGCCTGCCAGGAGGAGCAGAAGCTCATGCTCGCGCTCATCAAGCCGAAGTTCTTCATCCCTGTGCACGGCGAGTACCGCCATCTCAGGGCCCACGCCGATCTGGCCGAGTCGGTCGGCATGGAGTCGAAGAACATCCTCATCCCCGACATCGGCCGGGTCATTGAGCTCACCGAAAACAGCGCGCGCTTCAACGGCACCGTGCCCTCGGGCCGCGTGCTCATCGACGGGCTCGGCGTGGGCGATGTGGGAAACATCGTGCTGCGCGACCGCAAACACCTCGCGCAGGACGGGCTGATTGTGGTGGTGGCGACCATCGACAGCATGGGCAACCTCGCGGCGGGCCCCGACATTGTCTCGCGCGGGTTCGTGTATGTGCGCGAGTCGGAAAAGCTCATGGACGAGATTCAGCATGTGGCCGAACAGTCGCTTCAGCGCTGCCGGGAGAACCACATCACCGAGTGGGGAACGCTCAAGACCAACCTGCGCGATGACCTCGCCGACTATCTTTTCAACAAGACCAGACGGCAGCCCATGATCCTGCCGGTCATCATGGAAGTTTGA